A single Triticum dicoccoides isolate Atlit2015 ecotype Zavitan chromosome 2A, WEW_v2.0, whole genome shotgun sequence DNA region contains:
- the LOC119359631 gene encoding very-long-chain 3-oxoacyl-CoA reductase 1-like: MAGASAQPAWAQALAAVGLLVAARAALRLALWLYAAFLRPAKPLRHRYGAWAVVTGPTDGIGRALAFELAAAGLGLVLVGRSPDKLAAVSKEVRARHPGAGVRTFVLDFAADGLAANVAALAESIRDLDVGVLINNAGHCYPYARYFHEVDEALTRNLIRLNVEALTRMTHAVLPGMVQRKRGAVVNIGSGAATILPSDPLYAVYAATKAYVDQFSRSLYVEYRNKGIDVQCQAPWYVATKIASIRQASLFAPSPETYARASVRYIGYEPRCTPYWAHALVWFLFTVVPEPIADRYVLGVSLDIRDKGRAKDARKKAM; this comes from the exons ATGGCCGGGGCAAGCGCGCAGCCCGCGTGGGCGCAGGCGCTCGCAGCGGTGGGCCTCCTCGTCGCGGCGCGCGCCGCGCTGCGCCTTGCGCTGTGGCTCTACGCGGCCTTCCTCCGCCCCGCCAAGCCGCTGCGCCACCGCTACGGCGCCTGGGCCGTCGTCACGGGCCCCACGGACGGCATCGGACgcgcgctcgccttcgagctcgccGCCGCGGGGCTCGGCCTCGTCCTCGTCGGCCGCAGCCCCGACAAGCTCGCCGCGGTCTCCAAAGAGGTCAGGGCCAGGCACCCCGGCGCTGGGGTGCGCACCTTCGTCCTCGACTTCGCCGCAGACGGGCTCGCCGCCAACGTGGCCGCTCTGGCGGAGTCCATCCGAGACCTCGACGTCGGCGTGCTCATCAACAACGCCGGCCACTGCTACCCGTACGCGCGTTACTTCCATGAGGTTGACGAGGCGCTCACGAGGAACCTGATACGCCTCAACGTCGAGGCCCTCACGAGGATGACGCACGCCGTGCTCCCTGGCATGGTGCAGCGCAAGCGGGGCGCCGTGGTGAACATCGGGTCCGGCGCCGCCACCATCCTGCCGTCCGACCCGCTCTACGCCGTCTACGCTGCCACCAAGGC ATATGTCGATCAATTCTCAAGAAGCCTATATGTTGAGTACAGGAACAAAGGTATCGATGTGCAATGCCAG GCACCCTGGTACGTGGCGACGAAAATAGCCTCGATCAGGCAGGCGTCCCTGTTCGCCCCGTCGCCGGAGACGTACGCCCGCGCCTCCGTGCGCTACATCGGATACGAGCCCCGGTGCACGCCTTACTGGGCGCACGCTCTCGTGTGGTTCCTCTTCACCGTCGTCCCCGAGCCCATCGCAGACAGATATGTCCTTGGTGTGTCCCTCGACATCCGCGACAAGGGACGTGCCAAAGACGCTAGGAAGAAAGCCATGTGA
- the LOC119359632 gene encoding very-long-chain 3-oxoacyl-CoA reductase 1-like: MAGASAQPAWAQALAAVGLLVASRAATRLALWLYAAFLRPAKPLRRRYGAWAVVTGATDGIGRALAFELAAAGLGLVLVGRSPDKLATVSKEVSARFPGAEVRTFVIDFAADGLAASVAALAESIRGLDVGVLVNNAGHGYPYARYFHEVDEELRRNLIRLNVEAVTRMTHAVLPGMVERKRGAVVNIGSGAASIMPSTPLYTVYAATKAYADQFSRSLYVEYKNKGIDVQCQVPMYVATKMASIRQASLFAPSPETYARAAVRYIGYEPRCAPYWPHALLWFLFSVVPEPLVDGYVLGMSLGIRKMGRAKEARKKAV, encoded by the exons ATGGCCGGGGCAAGCGCGCAGCCGGCGTGGGCGCAGGCGCTCGCGGCGGTGGGCCTCCTCGTCGCGTCGCGCGCCGCGACGCGCCTTGCGCTGTGGCTCTACGCGGCGTTCCTCCGCCCCGCCAAGCCGCTGCGCCGCCGCTACGGCGCATGGGCCGTCGTCACGGGCGCCACGGACGGCATCGGCCGCGCGCTGGCCTTCGAactcgccgccgccgggctcggCCTCGTCCTCGTCGGCCGCAGCCCCGACAAGCTCGCCACGGTCTCCAAGGAGGTCAGCGCTAGGTTCCCCGGCGCCGAGGTGCGCACCTTCGTCATCGACTTCGCCGCCGACGGGCTCGCCGCCAGCGTGGCCGCGCTGGCGGAGTCCATCCGGGGGCTCGACGTCGGCGTGCTCGTCAACAACGCGGGTCACGGCTACCCGTACGCGCGCTACTTCCACGAGGTGGACGAGGAGCTCAGGAGGAACCTCATACGCCTCAACGTGGAGGCCGTCACCCGGATGACGCACGCCGTGCTCCCTGGGATGGTGGAGCGCAAGCGCGGCGCCGTGGTGAACATCGGGTCCGGCGCCGCCTCCATCATGCCGTCCACCCCGCTCTACACCGTCTACGCCGCCACCAAGGC GTATGCTGATCAATTCTCCCGAAGCCTATATGTGGAGTACAAGAACAAAGGCATCGATGTGCAATGCCAG GTACCCATGTACGTGGCGACCAAGATGGCCTCGATCAGGCAGGCGTCCCTGTTCGCCCCGTCGCCGGAGACGTACGCCCGCGCCGCCGTGCGCTACATTGGGTACGAGCCTCGGTGCGCGCCCTACTGGCCGCACGCCCTCCTGTGGTTCCTCTTCTCCGTGGTGCCCGAGCCCCTCGTCGATGGGTACGTCCTCGGCATGTCCCTCGGTATCCGCAAAATGGGCCGTGCCAAGGAGGCCAGGAAGAAAGCGGTGTGA